The following are encoded together in the Babylonia areolata isolate BAREFJ2019XMU chromosome 18, ASM4173473v1, whole genome shotgun sequence genome:
- the LOC143292218 gene encoding neuronal acetylcholine receptor subunit beta-3-like, with translation MASLSSRAPGVGATDLEMVLKDQLLNHTRMATVRPSRVTMVHVAFRLMSINTVDVRNQQLSRHLVLFFSVHRVDDLTAIRESSVPIRVDSVGRVSLSPPGILVTACEMDVSKFPYDTQICPIDVMSYGYSTREMTLGAQNPDVDLKYFKPNGEWDLQKVWSQTSHIKEHNFSYAKVTFYLQLKRRSMYHGLNMVLPVTVMSLLTPLVFLLPHDSGEKIGYSLTVLLAYVVLLSIVSAGLPTSAKKPSLLGLFTAMVMTMSGLSVVMAIHSLSIFHRPSHYPIPPWQARLSRCILSIAKPKLPKRRTPRVVSPIMEQVAEAKEEKGQKNPCIKEDGIRSTPNAPMTVTSADTEEEMTWQFVARVYDAFSLRLFFFLILSAIAAFFLTVLDLV, from the exons ATGGC ATCTCTAT CTAGCCGTGCCCCAGGAGTTGGAGCCACGGATCTGGAGATGGTCCTGAAGGACCAGCTGCTGAACCACACTCGGATGGCGACAGTGCGGCCCTCCCGCGTGACCATGGTGCACGTGGCCTTTCGCCTCATGTCCATCAACACAGTG GACGTCAGAAACCAGCAGCTTA GTCGACACTtagttctcttcttctctgtccacAGAGTGGATGACCTGACGGCCATCCGGGAGTCCAGCGTCCCCATCCGTGTTGATTCGGTGGGCAGAGTGTCTTTAAGCCCTCCCGGAATTCTGGTCACCGCCTGTGAGATGGACGTGTCCAAATTCCCCTATGACACACAGATCTGTCCGATCGACGTGATGAGTTATGGCTACTCTACTCGGGAAATGACACTTGGGGCACAG AACCCAGACGTTGACCTGAAGTACTTCAAGCCCAACGGAGAGTGGGACCTGCAAAAGGTGTGGAGCCAGACCAGCCACATCAAGGAGCACAACTTCAGCTACGCCAAAGTGACCTTCTACTTGCAGCTGAAGCGTCGGTCCATGTACCACGGGCTGAACATGGTGCTGCCCGTCACGGTGATGTCGCTGCTGACCCCTCTGGTGTTCCTGCTGCCCCACGACTCCGGGGAGAAAATCGGCTACAGCTTGACCGTTCTGCTGGCCTACGTCGTTCTTCTCAGCATCGTGTCTGCCGGCCTGCCCACCTCGGCCAAGAAGCCATCTCTGCTGG GTCTGTTCACCGCCATGGTGATGACCATGTCGGGCCTGTCCGTGGTGATGGCCATCCACTCCCTCAGCATCTTTCACCGCCCCAGCCACTACCCCATACCCCCGTGGCAGGCCAGGCTGTCTCGTTGCATCCTCAGCATCGCCAAGCCAAAGCTCCCGAAGAGGCGTACACCTCGCGTTGTCTCCCCTATCATG GAACAG GTCGCGGAGGCGAAGGAGGAAAAAGGCCAGAAGAATCCTTGCATCAAGGAAGACGGCATCCGCAGTACCCCCAACGCCCCAATGACTGTGACGTCAGCAGACACGGAAGAGGAAATGACGTGGCAGTTCGTCGCTCGAGTCTATGACGCCTTCTCTTTGCGCTTGTTCTTTTTCCTCATTCTGAGCGCCATTGCCGCTTTCTTTCTGACTGTTCTGGATTTAGTTTGA